The Vulpes lagopus strain Blue_001 chromosome 14, ASM1834538v1, whole genome shotgun sequence genome window below encodes:
- the LIPF gene encoding gastric triacylglycerol lipase — protein MWLLLTAASLISTLGTTHGLFGKLHPTNPEVTMNISQMITYWGYPTEEYEVVTEDGYILGIDRIPYGRKNSENIGQRPVAFLQHGLLASATNWISNLPNNSLAFILADAGYDVWLGNSRGNTWARRNLYYSPDSIEFWAFSFDEMAKYDLPATIDFILKKTGQDKLHYVGHSQGTTIGFIAFSTNPKLAKRIKTFYALAPVATVKYTQTLLNKLMLVPSFLFKLIFGNKIFYPHHFFDQFLATEVCTRETVDLLCSNALFIICGFDTKNLNMSRLDVYLSHNPAGTSVQNVLHWSQAVKSGKFQAFDWGSPVQNMMHYHQSTPPYYNLTDMHVPIAVWNGGNDLLADPHDVDLLLSKLPNLIYHRKIPPYNHLDFIWAMDAPQAVYNEIVSMMGTDNK, from the exons ATGTGGCTGCTATTAACAGCGGCGAGTTTGATATCTACACTTGGAACCACACATGGTTTATTTGGAAAATTACATCCCACAAACCCTGAAGTGACCATGAATATA AGTCAGATGATCACCTACTGGGGATACCCAACTGAGGAATATGAAGTCGTGACCGAAGACGGTTATATCCTTGGGATCGACAGAATTCCTTATGGGAGGAAAAATTCAGAGAATATAG GCCAGAGACCTGTTGCATTTTTGCAACACGGTTTGCTCGCATCAGCCACAAACTGGATCTCCAACCTGCCCAACAACAGCCTGGCCTTCATCCTGGCCGACGCCGGGTACGACGTGTGGCTGGGGAACAGCAGGGGCAACACCTGGGCCAGGAGGAATCTGTACTACTCGCCAGACTCCATTGAATTCTGGGCTTTCAG CTTTGACGAGATGGCTAAATATGACCTTCCCGCCACCATTGACTTCATCTTGAAGAAAACGGGACAGGACAAGCTACACTACGTTGGCCATTCCCAGGGCACCACCATTG GTTTCATCGCCTTTTCCACCAATCCCAAGCTGGCTAAACGGATCAAAACCTTCTATGCATTAGCTCCCGTTGCCACCGTGAAGTACACCCAAACCCTGTTAAACAAACTCATGCTCGTTCCTTCGTTCCTCTTCAAG cttatATTTGGGAACAAAATATTCTACCCACACCACTTCTTCGATCAATTTCTCGCCACCGAGGTGTGCACCCGTGAGACGGTGGATCTCCTCTGCAGCAACGCCCTATTTATCATTTGTGGATTTGACACTAAGAACTTGAACATG AGTCGCTTGGATGTGTATCTGTCACATAATCCAGCAGGAACATCGGTTCAGAACGTGCTCCACTGGTCCCAG GCTGTTAAGTCCGGGAAATTCCAAGCTTTTGACTGGGGAAGCCCAGTTCAGAACATGATGCACTATCATCAG AGCACACCTCCCTACTACAACCTGACAGACATGCATGTGCCAATCGCAGTGTGGAACGGTGGCAACGACTTGCTGGCCGACCCTCACGATGTTGACCTTTTGCTTTCCAAGCTCCCCAATCTCATTTACCACAGGAAGATTCCTCCTTACAATCACTTGGACTTTATCTGGGCCATGGATGCCCCTCAAGCGGTTTACAATGAAATTGTTTCCATGATGGGAACAGATAATAAGTAG